The following are encoded together in the Strongyloides ratti genome assembly S_ratti_ED321, chromosome : 2 genome:
- a CDS encoding Ubiquitin carboxyl-terminal hydrolase 33 gives MGSIGKSSKFCSHLQECSLPLSESLEDIKKRKCCVDDCECEVLWLCLKTGCNSYFCGKKTNDHANAHYQSHNDHSVQMAVNTKKVWCEICSIIVLTQQQYHEMIKDNSQLQAYVISEKALSYMRLFELTDYDENDFANGRGKTGLNNLGNTCYMNAAIQALSNCPPLTRYFLNRFSYYEDEFDDPDRLLLNEMTPVSEAYNDLLNVLWSEDRRYSTSPHHILGLVSRRLPQFAGYGQQDSQEFIRCFLDILHNELRRPIYKWEHDYDEKMMLIHREKDISSSSNDQSTTNTDATDSGLSSESEECSDGNNSSIVIEETKNNFDYNLKNVKYSKSIISEIFDGKLRSTVKCTTCNYLSHTTETFQDLSLSIPTSEHLKKVKQILEDGEECETLISTTPKNNDNLYNYLLSYILWSGKSFIYPFYSNTIGFMYNYFFSGTVDLEDCLESFFCPEHLNGDDMYSCERCSKLRVGVKTCKLKSLPEILCIHLKRFRHDQHGYNFKVNTKVTFPICKLDVKKYIDNKMLTKNASTQYDLVSLISHQGGSLDWGHYVAYCRNDMDGCWYEYNDSNVIKRDQLYILNVEAYVLFYQKRDVNRNMETIRTRTIQIINTLKEKSSRKKNNFLITDVKYISREWIYKFNLFSNPGNINNYNFLCPHGSILPPMINSISDVAVPIPARLYQYLSSQFGGGPSTSILSECKICTEMYQSYLKQCVETPDISGQNKSVLFF, from the exons atGGGAAGTATTGGAAAATCAAGCAAATTTTGTTCTCATCTTCAAGAATGTTCTCTTCCTTTATCTGAATCGTTAGAGGATATTaag aaaagaaaatgttGTGTCGATGATTGTGAATGTGAAGTTCTTTGGTTATGTTTGAAAACTGGTTGTAATTCATATTTTTGTGGAAAGAAAACAAACGATCATGCAAATGCACATTATCAg TCTCATAATGATCATTCGGTACAAATGGCTGTTAACACTAAGAAAGTATGGTGTGAAATTTGTAGTATAATAGTTCTTACTCAACAACAATATCATGAAATGATTAAAGATAACAGTCAATTGCAAGCTTATGTGATATCAGAAAAGGCTTTGAGTTATATGAGATTATTTGAATTGACAGATTATGACGAGAATGATTTTGCAAATGGAAGAGGAAAGACAggattaaataatttaggTAATACTTGTTACATGAATGCTGCTATTCAAGCACTGTCAAATTGTCCTCCATTGACaagatattttttgaatCGTTTTTCCTACTATGAAGATGAATTTGATGATCCAGATAGGTTGTTATTGAATGAAATGACACCTGTTTCTGAAGCATATAATGACTTATTAAATGTATTGTGGAGTGAAGATAGGAGGTACTCAACTTCACCACATCATATTTTAGGATTGGTATCTCGAAGACTTCCACAATTTGCTGGATATGGACAGCAGGATTCTCAAGAATTTATTCGTtgttttttagatattttacATAATGAGTTACGTCGACCTATCTACAAATGGGAACATGATTATGATGAAAAAATGATGTTAATTCATAGAGAAAAAGACATTAGTTCATCTTCTAATGATCAATCAACAACAAATACAGATGCAACAGATAGTGGTTTATCATCTGAATCAGAAGAGTGTAGTGATGGAAATAATTCTAGTATAG TAATAGAggaaacaaaaaataatttcgaTTATAATCTCAAGAATGTCAAATATagtaaaagtataatttctGAGATTTTTGATGGAAAATTAAGAAGTACAGTAAAATGTACAACATGCAATTACTTGTCACATACAACAGAAACATTTCAAGATTTGTCTCTTAGCATTCCAACATCAGAACATCTTAAAAAggtaaaacaaattttagaAGATGGTGAAGAATGTGAAACGTTAATTTCTACAACacctaaaaataatgataatttatataattatttattgtcatatattttatggaGTGGAAAATCTTTTATCTATCCTTTTTATTCCAATACAATAGGTTTcatgtataattattttttttctggTACTGTTGATTTAGAAGACTGTTTAGAATCATTTTTTTGTCCAGAACATTTAAATGGTGATGATATGTATTCATGTGAAAGATGTTCTAAATTAAGAGTTGGTGTCAAAAcatgtaaattaaaaagtcttccagaaattttatgtatacatttaaaaagatttcgTCATGATCAACATGGGTATAATTTCAAGGTTAATACAAAAGTTACATTTCCTATTTGTAAATTGGatgtcaaaaaatatatagataataaGATGTTAACTAAGAATGCAAGTACACAATATGATTTAGTATCATTGATATCTCATCAAGGAGGCAGTTTAGATTGGGGGCATTATGTTGCATATTGTAGGAATGACATGGATGGTTGTTGGTATGAATATAATGATagtaatgtaataaaaagagatcaactttatattttaaatgtcgAAGCATACgtgttattttatcaaaaaagaGATGTAAACAGAAATATGGAAACAATTCGAACAAGAACtatacaaattattaatacattaaaagaaaagtcttcacgtaaaaaaaataattttttaattactgatgttaaatatatttcaagaGAATGGATTTATAAATTCAATTTGTTTTCAAATCCaggaaatattaataattataattttttatgtcCACATGGTTCAATATTACCTCCTATGATAAATTCAATATCAGATGTAGCAGTACCAATTCCAGCACgtttatatcaatatttgTCTTCACAATTTGGAGGTGGCCCTTCAACAAGTATTCTTTCAGAATGTAAAATTTGCACAGAAATGTATCAatcttatttaaaacaatgtGTTGAAACACCCGATATTTCAGGACAAAATAAATcggtactttttttttaa